In Trichlorobacter lovleyi, the DNA window ATACTCAGGCACAGGAGGTACATGCCTTTATCCGGGCGCTGGTCGCCCAGATCTATAGCCCGTCTGAGGCTGACGCAGTGCGTATTCTCTACGGTGGAAGTGTAAAGCCGGAGAACATCAACGGGTTGATGTCGCAACCCGATATTGATGGCGCACTGGTTGGTGGAGCAAGCCTTAAAGCTGAATCATTTGCAGGCATTATTCGATTTAAAGGCTGATTTCATGCTTTACATCCAAGTAGGCGCTGTGGTAAGAAATAAGCTTCATTTTTGAGAGGATGAGTAAACTATTATGACGACCCTCATTGCAATCCTGCATGTACTTATCAGCTTGTTTATAATTGGCGTTGTGCTGCTTCAGTCCGGTAAGGGCGCTGAAATGGGTGCTTCTTTCGGAAGTGGGGGCAGTCAGTCGGTGTTTGGTGCGGGTGGTGGAGGAAACTTCATGACCAAGCTCACTACTGCTGCTGCTATTATTTTTATGCTGACTTCCCTGACGTTGGCGTATCTTTCCGGGCATATGCCTGCATCTTCAATTATGTCTGGAAAACAGTCCCAGAAGCCCGCTCCTGTTTCGCCTGTGAAGCCGATGCCTGCAGCTCCGACTGCTCCGGTTTCCCCGGTTAAGTAGAATTTTGGTTGCTTTGTTTTGGCTAATCTGCTAAATATCGCAACTCTTGTGCCGAAGTGGTGGAATTGGTAGACACACCATCTTGAGGGGGTGGCGGGCGACAGCCTGTACGAGTTCGAGTCTCGTCTTCGGCACCAATGACTTTTGTAACATACTGTAAGTACTAAACTTTTTAGTGGTAAAAAATGAAGGCCGTTCCGTTTTTGTGCACAATTTTGCACACGCGGGAGGGCCTTTATGCTTTTCTATCTTCACAAAATTGGAGCCATTTACTATTATCGTCGGCGCGTCCCGGATGACATCCGTCATTATTTTCCGTACCCGGAAATTCGTCTTAGTCTCAAAACTGGCAACCAAAGATTTGCCCGCTCTCTGATGCGTGGACTGTTGGGCAAAACAGAAAAATTGTTTTTGCAGATTAGGAGCGGCATGCTTTCAGAGTCCATGATTCATAACCTTGTGTTAGATTTTATCTCTGAATCGCTTGGGCGACGTGATGAAATCCGCAAGGACATGGATTCCGCTGAGCACGAAATGCTGAGCGATTGGGCCAACGAGTTTGCAAGCGATGTATCGGAAACACATAAGCAGATGCTCGCCAGGGGGCAGATGTCGGGTTACCCTGCCATGCGCGTGCGCGAACTGCTGCAGGCAAAACAGATAGCATTTGATGAGCAGTCTCCCGCCTTCCGCCTGCTCTGCAGGGAGATACTTGTTGCTGAACAGAAAATCGCCGACACTGATGTCCGTCGGTTGGTGCATGGTGATTATCGAAGCGAGCTGGATGAACAGCTCCGTCGCCGTGGTGCTCTGCCAGATAACAGCGTTCCCCAGCCTTCAGAAGGCCTTGCGGATATTGTACGGGGGGAGTTGGAAAAAGTAATTCCGGTTTCACCATACCGTGATCTGCACCTTGCCCGGCTTATCGAACTATATGAAGAGTCAAAAGCCGGTTTCTGGACAAAGTCGACTGCAGAAAAGCTGCAGGGGGATCACCGGAAAATCCTTCACATCCTTGGTGATATCTCAGTTAGTGACATTACCCAGCAACTGGTCAATCAATTCTGTGCAGATCTTCTACACTACCCAAAAGCCATAAAAGGGAATCAATTAGAGACGCCCTGGCAGGAGTTGTCAAGGTCAGTGTCAGCACGGCTCTCGGAAAAATCCCGTACAATAATTCGTACCCAGCTTGCCAGTCTCATCAAGTACGCCAAAAATGTGCTGGGCTGCCCGATAGTCGGTGACCCTACCGTTGGTCTGGTGTCCAGCAAAAGGGGTAGAAATTATGAGGTGCAAAACCCACCGCAGCATGCTGTAGCATCTGGGCAGGCAGCGTCGGTTGAAGTGTCTGTTGCTGCAAAGCAGCGTGGCTTCTATGAACAAAACGAGCTTCAGGGGATGCTGTTAAAACTATCAAAACAAAACAGAGTTGAGAGGCCTGATAAATACTGGATTCCTCTTGTGCTGCTGTATACTGGTGCGCGCGCAAACGAAATTTGCCAGCTCAGAACTGATGACATTGTAACGGCGGGGGATATTCCGTTCATTTGTATTAAGGAGGATCTGGCACACCTTCAGTCGACAAAGGACCACAAAAATCGGGAGGTTCCGATTCATCCGCATTTGGTTGAGCTTGGTTTTCTTGATTACGTTCGGCAGCAACGGCGTCGGAAATCCGACCGACTCTGGAGCGCACTGAAGCCTGATAAAAAAGATAAATGGAACAAGCTGTTTGGCAACTGGTTTAACGGTACCTTGAAAAAATATTTTGTCAACGATACTAACCAAGATCTGCACACTCTGCGGCATACGTTTATTACTGCGATGGTTAGTAATGTCGATACGAGTTTTAAGAAGCTAGCCGTTTTAAAAGGGATAATCGGCCATGTTGATGGTGCTGATAATCAGTTAATGCAGCAACTACTGGATAAAAGTGAAATGACGCTCAGATATACGCATACGACACAGCAGGAAAAATTTGAGTATCTGTCGCAGCTTGATTACGGGCTTGATTTTAGTTGCCTCAAAAAATGGTAGTGACCCGACAGCCCGGCGTAGCCGGGCCGCAGATGATTTTTCCAAAGGGCGGGATTACTCCCGCCCTGCCCGTATGTAATATCAATAAGTTACGAACACCTCACGCACAAAAACATTAGCAAAAACATTAGCAAAAATCCAGTGAAATTTAGGGTTGGTTTCCAGGATAATAAAATATTGTTCTATTAATTAAAACACCTCCACAACCCAGTAAATACGGGCAATTCCCGCACGTCTTACAATAAAGCCACTATTTAATTCTGCCCACCAGAACAACACCCCTAAACCCTACCCCAAAAACTTTTTTTCATTAGAAATACTGGCGTTTAGTCATGCTTGTACGTAACTTGCTGTTATTGCTAATATAAAATTTCTAATAAAATTTTAAAAATTACCGTATACGATCTTTTAAAGACCATGACGACATGGTCTAGTCATCGCAATAAAACCGATAAAAAGATAATAATATCAGCTATATGATAAAAAATGATGTTTGCAGGTATATCAATATAGTGAGGATGAAAACATGGTGGAATTATCGCAAAGGATTAGAAATGAGAATTTCCCTACATTGGTACGAATTTACAATAAAGCATCTGACTGAAGATGCACTAAAAGAACTCTGCACATTGCTGGATATTCAGCTATCCGTATTTAATCTGCAGATTACTAAA includes these proteins:
- the secG gene encoding preprotein translocase subunit SecG, with the protein product MTTLIAILHVLISLFIIGVVLLQSGKGAEMGASFGSGGSQSVFGAGGGGNFMTKLTTAAAIIFMLTSLTLAYLSGHMPASSIMSGKQSQKPAPVSPVKPMPAAPTAPVSPVK
- a CDS encoding site-specific integrase; this translates as MLFYLHKIGAIYYYRRRVPDDIRHYFPYPEIRLSLKTGNQRFARSLMRGLLGKTEKLFLQIRSGMLSESMIHNLVLDFISESLGRRDEIRKDMDSAEHEMLSDWANEFASDVSETHKQMLARGQMSGYPAMRVRELLQAKQIAFDEQSPAFRLLCREILVAEQKIADTDVRRLVHGDYRSELDEQLRRRGALPDNSVPQPSEGLADIVRGELEKVIPVSPYRDLHLARLIELYEESKAGFWTKSTAEKLQGDHRKILHILGDISVSDITQQLVNQFCADLLHYPKAIKGNQLETPWQELSRSVSARLSEKSRTIIRTQLASLIKYAKNVLGCPIVGDPTVGLVSSKRGRNYEVQNPPQHAVASGQAASVEVSVAAKQRGFYEQNELQGMLLKLSKQNRVERPDKYWIPLVLLYTGARANEICQLRTDDIVTAGDIPFICIKEDLAHLQSTKDHKNREVPIHPHLVELGFLDYVRQQRRRKSDRLWSALKPDKKDKWNKLFGNWFNGTLKKYFVNDTNQDLHTLRHTFITAMVSNVDTSFKKLAVLKGIIGHVDGADNQLMQQLLDKSEMTLRYTHTTQQEKFEYLSQLDYGLDFSCLKKW